A region of the Cytobacillus luteolus genome:
TAGGAAGTAATTCCACAGATTGTCGTTTTTAAAGGGAGACTTGTGATTTATGGATTTAGACGTTTTAAAAGAGTTAACAGATTTAGACAAGGTACTCGAACTACTACAGGAATACAAGGCACTTGGTCCACTACCAGGCATTTTCCTGCCAATGCTAGAAGCATTTTTTCCTTTTTTGCCACTCGTGTTATTTGTCATGGCAAATGCTGCTGCTTTTGGATTATGGTTAGGTTTTCTTTATTCATGGATTGGTACATGTGTAGGGGCTTTGCTCGTTTTTTTCATTGTACGTAAGCTTGGACAAAAAAGAATATTTGGGTTTTTAAGTAGACATAAAAAGGTTAAAGGGTTAATGAATTGGGTTGAAAATCATGGGTTTGGTCCACTGTTTTTAATGCTTTGTTTTCCTTTTACTCCATCAGCCTTGGTTAATATCGTGGCTGGCTTATCAAGAGTCAGTGTTGCTCAGTTTATACTAGCAGTCTTATGCGGGAAGTTAGTCATGATA
Encoded here:
- a CDS encoding TVP38/TMEM64 family protein, with protein sequence MDLDVLKELTDLDKVLELLQEYKALGPLPGIFLPMLEAFFPFLPLVLFVMANAAAFGLWLGFLYSWIGTCVGALLVFFIVRKLGQKRIFGFLSRHKKVKGLMNWVENHGFGPLFLMLCFPFTPSALVNIVAGLSRVSVAQFILAVLCGKLVMIFTVSFIGYDIRALIHQPIRTGILVLVILVLWYVGKRIEKRLTERTVELEKGN